Proteins encoded within one genomic window of Nitrospina gracilis 3/211:
- a CDS encoding glutamine amidotransferase, with product MELKHASQPFVDKFYAIDVPGSLNNHPILQLESRKEVNLKAWRSLPPLQGLNMGLTAAGEAQVLATAKVDKKNLPVLAARKVGEGRTLMIATDSAWYWNFRRVGEGGSGRHYQKLWENILAWLTRDPETRLLKVETDKEKYREQEKVLVQFKLVGEDYNPLAGKQAELTLSTWPDRSTLKTESIATDENGEGRYEFYPGREGFYAAQVSLKQGDRTLTERELFSVTSPQVEFQKPRVQPEFLQKLSEVSGGSYRVLRPDLRLDTLAFPNPEVEIKTSKLFVSLWDTWAAYGLILGFLFLEWYLRRKSGLS from the coding sequence GTGGAATTGAAGCATGCATCGCAACCGTTCGTCGATAAATTCTATGCGATCGACGTTCCGGGTAGCTTGAACAATCATCCCATTCTTCAATTGGAGAGTAGAAAAGAGGTGAATTTAAAAGCCTGGCGATCCCTGCCTCCGCTTCAGGGATTGAATATGGGTTTGACCGCGGCAGGGGAGGCGCAGGTTCTGGCCACGGCGAAGGTGGATAAGAAAAACCTGCCGGTGCTCGCCGCCCGGAAAGTAGGCGAAGGCCGCACCCTGATGATCGCCACCGACTCCGCGTGGTACTGGAACTTCCGCCGCGTGGGGGAGGGGGGCAGTGGCCGGCATTACCAGAAGCTGTGGGAGAACATCCTCGCCTGGCTGACCAGGGATCCCGAAACCCGTCTGCTCAAGGTGGAGACCGACAAAGAAAAGTACCGCGAACAGGAGAAGGTGCTCGTGCAGTTCAAGCTGGTGGGGGAGGATTACAATCCCCTGGCCGGAAAACAGGCGGAATTGACCCTCTCCACCTGGCCTGACCGGAGCACGTTGAAGACGGAATCCATCGCCACCGACGAAAACGGCGAGGGTCGTTACGAATTTTATCCGGGCCGCGAGGGATTCTACGCGGCGCAGGTTTCCTTAAAACAGGGCGACCGCACCCTGACCGAACGCGAATTGTTCAGTGTCACCAGCCCCCAGGTGGAGTTCCAGAAACCGCGTGTTCAGCCTGAGTTCCTCCAGAAGCTATCCGAGGTTTCCGGAGGGAGTTACCGGGTTCTGCGGCCTGACCTGCGGCTGGATACGTTGGCCTTCCCCAATCCAGAGGTGGAAATCAAAACCAGTAAACTGTTCGTCTCGTTGTGGGATACGTGGGCGGCATACGGGTTGATACTCGGGTTTCTCTTTTTAGAGTGGTACCTTCGCCGCAAGTCCGGGTTGAGTTGA
- a CDS encoding DUF4159 domain-containing protein: MSFLKQLGCWALVGFGILYAPSFGQAEGEGSKLVIPQVKYEGGVYKPRPDAVESLLAQVAKRTSIEVKREPLDLAPTDPTLFHHPFLYLAGDREFKPISDDSVNALRDYLNFGGFLLIDDNSGRPNSGFDASVRRLLDRLYPNTPLERIPRDHSIFRSFYLINQVVGRVVVKPYLEGVTSKGRTVLVYSNNDLGGAWSKNKLGHWNFDMVGGGYRQRKLSLRLGVNIVMYALTLDYKKDMVHLPIILERLRRYSGR, translated from the coding sequence TTGTCCTTTTTGAAGCAGTTGGGTTGTTGGGCCCTCGTCGGGTTCGGGATTCTTTATGCCCCTTCTTTCGGCCAGGCGGAAGGGGAAGGCTCGAAACTCGTCATCCCGCAGGTGAAGTACGAAGGTGGCGTGTACAAGCCGCGTCCCGATGCGGTGGAAAGCCTGCTGGCCCAGGTGGCGAAGCGCACGTCGATTGAGGTCAAGCGCGAACCGCTGGACCTTGCACCCACCGACCCGACTTTATTTCATCATCCCTTTCTTTATCTTGCGGGCGACCGCGAGTTCAAACCGATCTCCGACGATTCCGTCAATGCTCTCCGCGATTACTTGAACTTCGGCGGATTCCTTTTGATCGACGACAACTCCGGCAGGCCCAACTCCGGATTCGATGCGTCCGTGCGCCGCCTGCTGGACAGACTGTATCCCAACACCCCTCTGGAACGCATTCCGCGTGATCACTCGATTTTCCGTTCTTTCTACCTGATCAATCAGGTGGTGGGGCGCGTGGTGGTGAAGCCTTACCTGGAAGGCGTTACCAGCAAGGGACGTACGGTGCTCGTGTACTCAAACAACGACCTTGGCGGTGCGTGGTCGAAAAACAAGCTTGGCCACTGGAATTTTGACATGGTCGGCGGCGGTTATCGCCAACGCAAACTGAGTCTGCGCCTCGGAGTCAACATCGTCATGTACGCGCTCACCCTTGATTATAAAAAAGACATGGTGCACTTACCCATCATTCTTGAACGGCTTCGGAGGTATTCCGGCCGATGA